gcctcgacacaatcctgtctcggagctctacggactattcctttgacctcatggcttagtttttgctctgacgtgcactgtcaactgtgggatcttatatagacagatgtgtgcctttccaaatcatatccaatcaattgaatttacaggtggactccaatcaagttgtagaaacatctcaaggatgataaatggaaacaggatgcaccggagttcACTTTCAcatctcatagtaaagggtctgaatactttgtaaataaggtatctgtttttttatttttaatacatttgcaaaaatgtctaaaaacctgttttcaatttATCATTATGGGCGATTGTGTGTagacaattttagaataaggctgtaacataacacaatgttgaaaaagtcaaggtgtctgaatgcactgtacaccagTGGCTGGTGgacctatttttatttattttttaacagtggctattattattattattatgatgagCAGAAATGTGAAAAAGCTAAATAAACAGTGAACCTTACCTAAGATGGAAACTTTGCTGAGGAACTCCTCgtacatcttcctcttcctcaaagTGCTTCcctgtaaagaataacaacaggTCGTAATGTTCATTCCTGAGTTCTGACAATTGTTGTAAGCCTTCAAACATCATGCATAAACTGGTCATACGGCTAACCTTTGGTAGTTGTCTGTATTTTCAATTCGTAAAATTCAGCAGTTATAAAAAATTTGATCAAAATTAAAAATCGCAACAATTCTACATGTCCTTACTCATCGTTAATCACTCCAAAAGTAAATCAAAGCATGTCAGTCACGTGAAGtgtcagagcagagcagggcgAGGCTCACCATGAGTATCCTCCTGTAGCTGTCTCTGTCGATGCCCCACAGTTTGACGTTGCTCTTGGCTCGGACGGTGGCAGCCCTGGGGGTCCCGTAGATCAGGGCCAACTCTCCGAAGCTGCCCCCCTCCCCGATACTGGTCACCCACTCGTTGTTCACATACACCTGGCAGGAAGGGGGAGAAGGGTATTTAGACATTAAGATCAGGTAACGTCAGCGTGTTACTGTCACTATTAGATGTTGTTTACTGCCTATGTGtatgttgtttcttgtattatatAGAAATAATGCGACGTAGCCATATAATTAGTATGCTAGATCTATGAGAGTAGGCATTGCTAAGGTAACAGATAATAGGGATCTGAATAGCAAAGTAACATATGACAAAACAAGAAGACAGAACAGTCTAAAAAGACAGTTGCAAAAATAAGCCTGTCATATTCAGGAGGGAAAGAAACAAGACAAGCTTTCAACTTGGGGGCCTGTTTTCTATCAAACTGGAATGCTTGTGTGAGAATGTTTGTTTATTAATACAAGAGAATCACTGTGCAAAAATGTGTGTGTTCCTAAAATACATCAAGAGACTTACATCCGTCTCTCCTTGGTCGATGACGTAGAAATTATCTCCCTCATCACCTGAGAGAAAAGGAAGACATTGTTAATCTTTTCTCTGGAATAAAAAGACACTTCAGGTCTACTTGAATTTCCACTAAATCTAAAGGACAATGAGAACCTACTGTACCTTGCATAATAACAGTCTCTCCAGTGATGTAAGTAACTGAAAACATGGCATCAAAGATGTCGCTGTGAATAAAGATTGTGTTTGTAAAGTTTCAGGTTTGTGGCATGATCAGTGGGATTGATCTAAACTCACATTGACAACCAATCTTTACAGATAAATCAAAGACCATTACCAACAAAGCCTGTTAACAACATACCTCCTCTCGTTGTCATCCAAGTGAGAGAAAAGCACATTCCTTTTGATAGCTTTAGCTAGGGCAGCCATTGTTTTGTAGTCTTTAGGAATGAACTTGAAAACAAAAACCATCCATGATTAAGCAAATCACCCTAAGTATTCACAAAATCTCCAGCCAGCCTATAGATATGACTGTAAGTAGAGAATATTGTTTTCTGGGCTGGTCTAAATGACTGCGTTTTGTCAGATGCTTTGTTGTTTTAGTAGAGCCATGTGTTTCAAGATGATGTAAGTTTTTATGTGTGCAGTTGTGTGTGTATGCGTACAGTAtgttgtatgagtgtgtgtgtatcctcaCCTTTCGGACATAGGATGCAGCATCCTCCTCTGTGTAGACCTCAGCACTGATGGCTCCTCTCCGCCGGCGACCCTTGACAACAGGGTTCATGGGAGGAGACACCTCCTCATCCCGGGAGTCAGAACGGCTGCTGGCCTTCTGCTGGTTCAGGATTTGCTTGGCCTCCTCCTGCATGGTtcacaggtcagaggtcacacaCAGACAATCAGCTGCCAGGGCAAGACTTTACAATATAAAGGCACTACAATTATAAAACTAGTTTCATGGAAGGCCATGAGCCTAGAGGCACACAGCTGGATGAAGCACACAGCTGGATGATGCGCACAGTTGCACACACACTCGCCAGCCTACCCACCCAGACTCACCTTCTCCAGCCTCTCGAAGTACTCTCTGAGGAAGGCCATGGGTCTGTCAGGCCTAGAGGTACACAGCTGGACGATGCAGTCCTTCAGCAGCTGCTGGATGTTGTGTTTCTGCACGTACAGCTCACACTCCCTcagactcctctcctcctcactgctCGTACTGCCCGACGCCATCACGATTGAAGACGCACTACTGCTCCGCTACGACCTGGTGAACTGGCGAACTCTGGCCTCTAAACTAGAGATTGAGAGACAACTTGGATTGCTTCTATTACGTGCACTTCTATTAcgcatatatatttttaaaaaattgttCCAATCTTCTTCTAATGTGGTTGTTATAGTCTTATAACTGACTAAAATGCAGatgcgagagagaggaagaaagggagggaCTAATTGGAAGGGattagaggaagggagggagattgtgagacagaaagaaaaagagaTAGGCATTTCAGGGATGCTTGAGGGTAACTTGGTCATATGATGTGATTAAGTcttaattcttatggctgcaatcctgttaacgggatgatatgacaacagccaatgaaagtgcagggcgccaaattcaaatagaaatctcataattaaaattcctcaaacatacatgtatcttataccattttaaaggtaatcttgttgttaatcccaccaaagtgtcagatttcaaataggcttttcagtgaaagcaccacaaacgattatgttaggtcaccacaaaatcacagaaaaacacagctatttttccagccaaagacaggattcacaaaaagcaggaatagagataaaatgaatcactaacctttgatgatcttcatcagatgacactcataggacttcatgttacacaatacatataggttttgttcgatTAACTTCATAttcatatccaaaaacctcagtttacattggcgccatgttcagaaatgcctccaaaatatccagagaaattgcagagagccacgtcaaataacataaatactactcataaactttgatgaaagatacatgttttacatataattaaagacaCTATTAAAGACTTTTAAagatgcaaccgctgtgtcagatttcaaaaatctttacggcaaaagcacaatattcaataatctgagaacagtgttcagccacaaaaggaagccatacagttacccgccaaattgtgcagtcaacaaaactcataaaagcactataaatcttcacttacctttgctgatcttcgtcggaatgcactcccaggactcccacttcgaCAAGAACTGTTctttttgttcggtaatgtccaagtagctacttttgttagcgcgtttagtacacatatccaaacgctcgtgcaggtccaggcgaacatcggacgaaaacttcaaagttatattacaagtcgaataaacttgtcaaactaagtatagaaccaatctttaggatgttgttatcataaatattcaataatgttccaaccagagaattcctttgtgtgtatagaagtaatggaacgcaagtcgatatcatgtggaatgcgtgTGACCAGGatctggctctctgccagaccactgactcaaacagctcccatccggctcaacatcacagtagaagcttcattcaacgttctacaggctgttgacatctagtggaagctgtaagaagtgcaaacagatccatatcctacaGTGTTGTCAATaagcgatgagttgaaaatcgaccaacctcagatttctcacttcctggttggatttcttctcaggtttttgcctgcaatatgagttatgttatactcacagacataattcaaacagttttagaaactccagagtgttttctatccaatactaataataatatgcatatattagcaactataactgaggagcaggccatttactctgggcacctctgtgcacctttcatccaagctactcaatactgcccctgcagccataagttaagtggtggtagacagataggcccaaacaacaaaacaaactgtaTCCTTGTTTGATGGGAGAAGAAAAGTTACATTTCTTATCAGTTTCATCATGCTGAGGTCTGGATTACTGTATATCATATGGCATTTAAATAGGACCATGTCATTACTAATCTGTCAAAGTAGATTTAGATGTATAATATTGACAAAAAATGGAGCCAGTA
This genomic interval from Salvelinus fontinalis isolate EN_2023a chromosome 30, ASM2944872v1, whole genome shotgun sequence contains the following:
- the prkar1ab gene encoding protein kinase, cAMP-dependent, regulatory, type I, alpha (tissue specific extinguisher 1) b; the protein is MASGSTSSEEERSLRECELYVQKHNIQQLLKDCIVQLCTSRPDRPMAFLREYFERLEKEEAKQILNQQKASSRSDSRDEEVSPPMNPVVKGRRRRGAISAEVYTEEDAASYVRKFIPKDYKTMAALAKAIKRNVLFSHLDDNERSDIFDAMFSVTYITGETVIMQGDEGDNFYVIDQGETDVYVNNEWVTSIGEGGSFGELALIYGTPRAATVRAKSNVKLWGIDRDSYRRILMGSTLRKRKMYEEFLSKVSILESLDKWERLTVADSLEPVQFDDGQKIVVQGEPGDEFFIILEGSAAVLQRRSENEEFVEVGRLQPSDYFGEIALLMNRPRAATVVARGPLKCVKLDRPRFERVLGPCSDILKRNIQQYNSFVSLSV